From Elusimicrobiota bacterium, a single genomic window includes:
- a CDS encoding sigma-70 family RNA polymerase sigma factor, which translates to MEYKSLNDEELIKLAKNEDARALATLIDRYQKPLFNFILQMVNCRDTAEDILQDSFLKAITALPKFRYKNFKNYLYKIANNTVIDRYRKKKREGIIEIPLQFSVNNCGEEKNIEIKDIKALSPEDEFYKSELSRQLNNAIQQLPHEQKQVFLLHEYSQLTFEEIAKTTNCSISTVLSRFRYAIEKLREKLKEEYDEEN; encoded by the coding sequence ATGGAATACAAGAGTTTAAATGATGAAGAACTGATAAAATTAGCAAAAAACGAAGATGCCCGAGCATTAGCAACATTGATTGACCGCTACCAGAAACCATTGTTCAATTTTATCTTGCAGATGGTGAATTGCCGGGATACAGCCGAAGATATTCTGCAGGATAGTTTTTTGAAAGCGATTACAGCATTACCGAAGTTCAGATACAAAAATTTTAAGAATTATCTCTATAAAATTGCAAACAATACAGTTATTGATAGATACAGAAAGAAAAAAAGGGAGGGCATCATAGAAATACCTTTGCAATTCTCAGTTAACAATTGTGGTGAAGAAAAAAATATTGAAATAAAGGATATAAAAGCACTCTCGCCTGAAGACGAATTTTACAAATCAGAATTAAGTCGTCAACTTAATAACGCGATTCAGCAGTTGCCACACGAACAGAAACAGGTTTTTTTGTTACACGAGTATTCTCAACTGACATTTGAAGAAATAGCAAAAACAACAAATTGTTCAATCAGTACCGTGCTTTCCAGGTTCAGATATGCAATAGAAAAATTGAGAGAAAAACTTAAAGAGGAATACGATGAAGAAAACTAG